Proteins from one Microtus pennsylvanicus isolate mMicPen1 chromosome 7, mMicPen1.hap1, whole genome shotgun sequence genomic window:
- the Tdrkh gene encoding tudor and KH domain-containing protein, with product MATEQTSWTSLSTIQKIALGLGIPASATVAYILYRRYRESREERFTFVGEDDIEIEMRVPQEAVKLIIGRQGANIKQLRKQTGARIDVDTEDVGDERVLLISGFPVQVCKAKAAIHQILTENTPVSEQLSVPQRSVGRIIGRGGETIRSICKASGAKITCDKESEGTLLLSRLIKISGTQKEVAAAKHLILEKVSEDEELRKRIAHSAETRVPRKQPISVRREEVAEPGGAGEAALWKNTDSSVEPAAPLEAPLCKGGGDMAVTGPKEASWEKPNDENFQYSDALSNPETSMFEIPDFSSDEYREVYVSASEHPNHFWIQIIDSYSLQLDKLISEMTRHYNSTLPEDLILHVGDIVAAHLNLDGCWYRAQILGTLESGNLDLYFVDFGDNGDSPVESLRTLRSDFLSLPFQAIECSLARIAPSGEQWEEAALDEFERLTHCAGWKPLVAKLSSDAQTGISTWPQIYLYDTSNGKKLDIGLELVRKGYAIELPEDKEENRTAPDMLKDMAAETDDETKSSPVEIADTLTILNVTEGEGSMSSDILDDIIWY from the exons ATGGCCACTGAACAAACTTCATGGACAAGCCTGTCCACTATTCAAAAAATAGCCCTGGGCCTTGGGATCCCAGCAAGTGCAACAGTCGCCTACATCCTATACCGCCGATATAGGGAAAGCAGAG AAGAGCGATTTACATTTGTTGGAGAAGATGACATCGAGATAGAGATGCGAGTTCCCCAGGAGGCTGTGAAGCTCATCATTGGTCGACAAGGAGCCAATATTAAACAG ctGCGGAAGCAGACAGGCGCTCGGATTGATGTGGACACAGAGGATGTAGGTGATGAGCGAGTGCTGCTGATCAGCGGGTTTCCTGTGCAGGTGTGCAAGGCCAAGGCAGCAATCCATCAGATCCTGACAGAGAACACCCCAGTGTCCGAGCAACTCTCGGTGCCCCAGAGATCTGTGGGCAGAATCATAG GGAGAGGTGGCGAGACTATTCGCTCTATCTGTAAGGCCTCTGGAGCCAAAATCACTTGTGACAAAGAATCGGAGGGAACCTTACTACTTTCAAGACTTATAAAAATCTCAGGAACACAGAAGGAAGTGGCAGCAGCCAAG CATCTGATACTGGAGAAAGTTTCAGAGGATGAAGAGCTTCGGAAAAGAATTGCCCATTCTGCAGAAACCAGAGTCCCACGAAAGCAGCCGATCAGTGTGCGAAGAGAGGAagtggcagagccaggtggagCTGGCGAAGCAGCTTTATGGAAGAATACCGACTCTAGCGTGGAGCCAGCGGCACCCCTGGAGGCTCCTCTCTGCAAAGGAGGTGGTGATATGGCTGTTACTGGACCAAAAGAAGCTTCCTGGGAGAAACCAAACGATGAAAACTTTCAGTATTCTGATGCCCTGAGCAATCCAGAAACGTCCATGTTTGAAA TTCCTGACTTCAGTTCTGATGAGTACCGCGAAGTATATGTTTCTGCTTCTGAACACCCCAACCACTTCTGGATCCAAATCATTGACTCCTACAGCCTCCAGTTGGATAAACTTATCAGTGAGATGACCCGGCATTATAACAGTACTCTG CCTGAAGACTTGATTCTGCATGTAGGAGACATTGTAGCAGCACATTTAAATCTAGATGGCTGCTGGTATCGAGCCCAGATTCTTGGTACCTTGGAAAGTGGGAATTTGGACCTCTACTTTGTTGACTTTGGAGATAATGGAGATTCCCCAGTGGAGTCTCTCAGAACTCTCAG GAGTGACTTTCTAAGCCTTCCGTTTCAAGCAATAGAGTGCAGTCTAGCACGGATTGCCCCCTCAG GTGAGCAGTGGGAAGAGGCAGCGCTAGATGAGTTTGAAAGACTCACTCACTGTGCTGGCTGGAAGCCTCTCGTGGCCAAGCTCTCCAGCGATGCCCAGACTGGAATCTCAACTTGGCCACAAATCTATTTATATGATACCAGCAATGGGAAG aaactTGATATTGGGCTAGAATTAGTTCGTAAAGGATATGCAATAGAACTTcctgaagacaaagaagaaaacagaactgcCCCAGATATGTTGAAGGACATG gCCGCAGAAACAGATGATGAGACCAAAAGTAGCCCAGTAGAGATAGCAGATACCCTGACCATCCTCAACGTAACAG AAGGCGAAGGCTCTATGTCGTCTGATATCCTTGATGACATAATCTGGTATTAA
- the Oaz3 gene encoding LOW QUALITY PROTEIN: ornithine decarboxylase antizyme 3 (The sequence of the model RefSeq protein was modified relative to this genomic sequence to represent the inferred CDS: deleted 1 base in 1 codon), whose protein sequence is MTPARRRGKGPAQAQSGPLGCPRAEALRAFSFLMGTETFFRSCLGSPIMKLPCNRSRPSLYSLSYIKRGKTRNYLYPFWSPYAYYLYCYKYRVTLREKMLPWCYRSITYKEHEDLTLRPHYCLQCSESLGGLQVGRSAEQEKNHSQLKELYSAGNLTVLSTEPLLHQDPVQLDFHFRLTPHSSAHWHGLLCDHRLFLDIPHQALDQGNRESLTATLEYVEEKTNVDSVFVNFHNDRKDRGALLRAFSYMGFEVVRPDHPALPPWDNVIFMVYPLERDLGQPG, encoded by the exons ATGACTCCGGCGCGGAGACGGGGGAAGGGCCCCGCGCAAGCGCAGTCGGGGCCTCTGGGCTGCCCGCG GGCTGAGGCCTTGCGAGCCTTCTCCTTTCTCATGGGCACGGAAACCttcttcaggtcttgtttaggcagtccCATCA TGAAACTGCCTTGTAACAGGTCCCGCCCCTCTCTCTACTCCCTTTCTTATATCAAGAGGGGAAAAACACGGAACTACCTCTATCCCTTCTGGTCACCATACGCCTATTACCTCTACTGCTACAAATACCGAGTCACCCTCCGGGAGAAGATGCTGCCTTGGTGTTACAGAAG CATCACTTACAAAGAACATGAGGACCTGACGCTTCGGCCCCATTACTGCCTCCAGTGCTCC GAGTCCTTAGGAGGCCTCCAGGTGGGCAGAAGCGCTGAGCAGGAAAAAAACCACAGCCAGCTTAAAGAACTGTATTCA GCTGGGAACCTGACAGTGCTATCAACTGAGCCCCTGCTTCACCAAGACCCAGTTCAGTTAGACTTCCACTTCCGCCTCACCCCCCATTCCTCTGCTCACTGGCACGGCCTTCTGTGTGACCACCGACTCTTCCTGGATATCCCACATCAGGCTTTGGATCAAGGCAACCGAGAAAG CTTGACAGCAACATTGGAGTATGTGGAGGAGAAGACCAATGTGGACTCTGTGTTTGTGAACTTCCACAATGATCGAAAGGACAGAG GTGCCCTCCTGCGAGCCTTTAGCTACATGGGCTTTGAGGTGGTCAGACCAGATcatcctgccctccctccctgggATAATGTCATCTTTATGGTGTATCCCCTTGAAAGGGACCTTGGCCAGCCTGGCTAG
- the Lingo4 gene encoding leucine-rich repeat and immunoglobulin-like domain-containing nogo receptor-interacting protein 4: MGQAPASERYSAQLGATLQLLRPRGMDAATAPKQAWLPWPPLLFLLLLPGGSNGSCPTVCDCTSQTRAVLCAHRRLDAVPGGLPLDTELLDLSRNRLWGLQRGMLSRLGQLQELDLSYNQLSTLEPGAFHGLQNLLTLRLQGNRLRIVGPGIFSGLSTLTLLDLRLNQIVLFLDGAFGELGSLQQLEVGDNHLVFVAPGAFAGLAKLSTLTLERCNLSTVPGLALAQLPALVTLRLRELDIERLPAGALRGLGQLKELEIHHWPSLEALDPGSLLGLNLSTLAITRCNLSSVPFQALHHLSFLRVLDLSQNPISAIPARRLSPLVRLQEFRLSGACLTSIAAHAFHGLTAFHLLDVADNALQTLEETAFPSPDKLVTLRLSGNPLTCDCRLLWLLRLRRRLDFGASPPACAGPQHVQGKSLREFSDILPPGHFTCKPALIRKSGPRWVIAEEGGHAVFSCSGDGDPAPTVSWMRPQGAWLGRAGRVRVLEDGTLEIRSVQLRDRGAYVCVVSNVAGNDSLRTWLEVIQVEPPNGTVSDPNITMPGIPGPFFLDSRGVVMVLAVGFLPFLTSVTLCFGLIALWSKGKGRVKHHVTFDFVAPRPSGDKNSGGNRVTAKLF, encoded by the exons ATGGGACAGGCCCCAGCCTCGGAGAGATACAGCGCCCAACTTGGTGCCACCCTCCAGCTTCTCCG GCCTCGGGGGATGGACGCAGCCACAGCTCCGAAGCAAGCCTGGCTTCCGTGGCCCCCACTCCTTTTCCTGCTCCTCCTACCTGGAGGCAGCAACGGTAGCTGCCCTACTGTGTGTGACTGCACCTCCCAAACCCGGGCAGTACTCTGTGCCCACAGGCGACTGGACGCTGTCCCTGGAGGGCTTCCACTGGACACAGAGCTCCTGGACTTGAGCAGAAACCGCCTGTGGGGACTTCAGCGGGGCATGCTCTCCCGACTGGGCCAGCTCCAAGAACTGGACCTCAGCTACAACCAGCTCTCTACCCTTGAGCCTGGGGCCTTCCATGGCTTACAAAATCTACTCACCCTGAGGCTCCAGGGCAACCGACTGAGAattgtgggtcctgggatcttCTCAGGGCTATCTACTCTCACACTGCTGGACCTCCGCCTCAATCAGATTGTGCTCTTCCTAGATGGAGCCTTTGGTGAGCTGGGCAGCCTCCAGCAACTGGAGGTAGGAGACAATCACCTGGTGTTTGTGGCTCCCGGGGCCTTTGCAGGGCTGGCCAAGCTAAGTACCCTCACCCTGGAACGCTGCAAcctcagcacagtgcctggcctAGCCCTTGCCCAGCTCCCAGCACTAGTGACTCTCAGGCTTCGAGAACTGGATATTGAGAGACTGCCAGCGGGGGCGCTTCGAGGGCTAGGGCAGCTAAAGGAGCTGGAGATCCACCACTGGCCATCTCTGGAGGCCCTGGACCCAGGGAGCCTGCTTGGGCTCAATCTGAGCACCCTGGCCATCACCCGCTGCAATCTGAGCTCAGTACCCTTCCAGGCACTGCACCATCTGAGCTTCCTCAGGGTCTTGGATCTGTCTCAGAATCCTATCTCAGCCATCCCAGCCAGAAGGCTCAGCCCCCTGGTCAGGCTCCAGGAGTTCAGGCTGTCAGGGGCCTGCCTCACCTCCATCGCTGCGCATGCTTTCCACGGCCTGACCGCCTTCCATTTGCTGGATGTAGCAGACAACGCTCTTCAGACCCTAGAGGAAACAGCCTTTCCTTCTCCAGACAAACTGGTCACCCTGAGGCTTTCTGGTAACCCCCTAACCTGCGATTGCCGCCTCCTCTGGCTGCTCCGCCTCCGGCGCCGCCTGGACTTTGGCGCGTCCCCCCCTGCTTGTGCTGGCCCCCAACACGTCCAAGGGAAAAGCCTAAGGGAGTTTTCAGACATCCTCCCTCCAGGCCACTTCACTTGCAAACCAGCCCTGATCAGAAAGTCGGGGCCTCGGTGGGTCATTGCAGAGGAGGGGGGCCATGCTGTTTTCTCCTGCTCTGGAGACGGAGATCCAGCCCCCACGGTCTCCTGGATGAGGCCTCAGGGAGCTTGGCTGGGAAGGGCCGGGAGAGTAAGGGTCCTAGAGGATGGTACACTGGAGATTCGCTCCGTGCAGCTGCGGGACAGGGGAGCCTATGTCTGTGTAGTCAGCAATGTCGCTGGGAATGACTCCCTGAGGACCTGGCTGGAAGTTATCCAAGTCGAACCACCAAATGGCACTGTCTCTGACCCCAACATCACCATGCCAGGAATCCCAGGGCCTTTCTTTCTGGACAGCAGGGGTGTGGTTATGGTGCTGGCAGTGGGTTTTCTCCCCTTCCTCACCTCAGTGACCCTCTGCTTCGGTCTAATTGCCCTTTGGAGTAAAGGCAAGGGCCGGGTCAAGCACCACGTGACTTTTGATTTTGTGGCACCTCGGCCTTCTGGGGATAAGAACTCTGGGGGTAACCGGGTCACTGCCAAGTTATTCTGA